A single region of the Leptolyngbya sp. 'hensonii' genome encodes:
- a CDS encoding alpha/beta hydrolase gives MTTTLMPKAAQIGGTVQTFQWQWQNQTFAIAYETRGSGTPVLLLPAFSTVSTRGEMQGIAEQLAPHFQVVAMDWLGFGQSVPRSVAQAIRPSLDYRPALYRQLLQDFVRVHFQQPIAVVAAGHAAGYAMQAAQQPNLVSKLVLVAPTWKGPLCAMGAPTPVRDGVRELVRSPGLGQFLYGLNTTPGFLKFMYRRHVFVNEARLTPDFIEAKHQITQQPGARFAPAAFVTGTLDPMANRDEFLTVGRSLTMPTLVVIGEQSPPQSKAEMAALAALPNIQSVRLSGTLGMHEEEASEVAAIVLPFLQT, from the coding sequence ATGACGACTACACTGATGCCGAAAGCGGCTCAAATTGGTGGAACGGTTCAAACATTCCAGTGGCAATGGCAGAATCAGACTTTTGCGATCGCCTACGAGACTCGCGGCAGTGGCACTCCAGTTCTGCTGCTGCCTGCCTTTAGCACGGTTTCTACTCGCGGCGAAATGCAGGGGATTGCCGAACAGTTAGCCCCACACTTTCAAGTGGTGGCAATGGATTGGTTAGGATTTGGACAGAGCGTTCCGCGAAGCGTGGCGCAAGCCATTCGCCCCTCATTGGACTATCGACCAGCCCTCTACCGTCAACTCCTTCAGGATTTTGTTCGCGTCCACTTTCAGCAACCGATCGCCGTTGTCGCTGCCGGACATGCCGCTGGATACGCGATGCAAGCCGCTCAACAGCCCAACCTTGTCTCAAAACTGGTATTGGTGGCTCCGACCTGGAAGGGTCCACTATGCGCGATGGGTGCGCCAACACCTGTGCGGGATGGGGTGCGGGAACTGGTGCGATCGCCCGGTCTGGGGCAATTTCTTTACGGGCTGAATACGACTCCCGGTTTTCTCAAATTCATGTATCGTCGCCATGTGTTTGTGAATGAAGCACGGCTTACCCCAGACTTTATAGAAGCCAAGCACCAGATTACCCAGCAACCGGGGGCACGGTTTGCCCCAGCCGCCTTTGTGACGGGAACCCTGGACCCGATGGCTAATCGAGACGAGTTTTTGACCGTGGGGCGATCGCTCACCATGCCTACTCTGGTTGTAATCGGCGAACAATCACCCCCGCAATCGAAAGCTGAAATGGCAGCCCTGGCAGCATTACCCAACATTCAATCTGTTCGGCTGTCGGGAACATTGGGTATGCATGAGGAAGAGGCGAGTGAAGTGGCAGCGATCGTACTGCCGTTCCTACAGACTTAA
- a CDS encoding Uma2 family endonuclease has protein sequence MVLQQPPRSMPIPPLESGDRLTRAEFERRYEATPEKFKAELIEGVVYVASPVRVFHGTPHAALVGWLAVYWAATPGVSAADNTTTRLDLDNEPQPDALLRIEIGGSSTISEGGYIEGAPELVAEIATSSAAIDLGAKQNAYRRNGVQEYLVWQTFENRFSWFRLQAEEFVVIEPDADGMIRSSVFPGLWLNVPALLEGRMKEVLNGLQTGIADPMHQAFVQLLAERAAL, from the coding sequence ATGGTGTTGCAACAGCCTCCTCGTTCCATGCCGATTCCCCCCCTGGAGAGTGGCGATCGCCTGACTCGTGCTGAGTTTGAGCGCCGCTATGAGGCGACCCCGGAAAAATTCAAAGCGGAATTAATTGAAGGAGTGGTTTACGTGGCATCCCCAGTTAGAGTTTTTCACGGTACACCTCACGCTGCCTTAGTCGGTTGGTTAGCAGTTTATTGGGCAGCAACTCCTGGGGTCAGTGCTGCCGACAACACAACGACACGTTTAGATCTCGATAACGAACCCCAACCGGATGCCTTGCTGCGGATTGAAATTGGCGGTAGCTCAACGATTAGTGAGGGTGGCTACATTGAAGGGGCACCGGAATTAGTGGCGGAAATTGCCACCAGTAGTGCAGCGATCGATTTAGGAGCCAAGCAGAATGCCTATCGCCGCAATGGGGTACAGGAGTATCTGGTCTGGCAAACCTTTGAGAATCGCTTCAGTTGGTTTCGGCTGCAAGCAGAGGAATTTGTTGTCATTGAACCGGATGCCGATGGCATGATTCGCAGTAGCGTGTTTCCCGGATTGTGGCTGAACGTACCAGCCTTATTAGAGGGTAGGATGAAGGAGGTGCTGAATGGGCTGCAAACTGGAATTGCTGACCCCATGCATCAAGCGTTTGTGCAACTCTTGGCAGAGCGTGCTGCTTTGTAG